Proteins from a single region of Leucoraja erinacea ecotype New England chromosome 25, Leri_hhj_1, whole genome shotgun sequence:
- the ccdc157 gene encoding coiled-coil domain-containing protein 157 isoform X3: MTLLLGNQNCLDGLRKDVTDLQGIIVDVFSRVGAVRYPSWKFPDKTSCDLDLVTLLERFDYMEDDPEFTQHSHVVLFELVIDR; encoded by the coding sequence ATGACACTACTTCTTGGAAATCAAAACTGTTTGGATGGTTTGCGTAAGGATGTCACAGATTTACAAGGGATAATCGTCGATGTGTTTTCGCGGGTTGGTGCAGTTCGTTATCCATCGTGGAAGTTTCCAGATAAAACTTCATGTGATTTGGATCTTGTTACATTATTGGAGCGTTTTGATTATATGGAAGATGACCCAGAATTCACACAACACTCCCATGTTGTGCTGTTTGAACTCGTGATTGACAGGTAA